In the genome of Paenibacillus pabuli, one region contains:
- the panD gene encoding aspartate 1-decarboxylase, with amino-acid sequence MFRTLMKSKIHRATVTEANLNYVGSITIDEDLMETSDLMENEKVQIVNNNNGARLETYVIPGPRGSGVICLNGAAARLVQPGDTVIIISYAMMSQEEANHHKPTVVFVDGQNKPVQTMKHEVHATIM; translated from the coding sequence ATGTTTAGAACACTAATGAAATCCAAAATTCACCGGGCTACCGTTACGGAAGCGAACCTGAACTATGTGGGTAGCATTACCATTGATGAGGATCTAATGGAAACTTCCGATCTGATGGAAAATGAAAAAGTGCAAATTGTGAATAACAACAATGGCGCACGTCTGGAAACCTATGTCATCCCAGGTCCACGTGGAAGTGGAGTGATCTGCTTGAATGGAGCTGCGGCGCGTCTGGTACAGCCTGGCGATACCGTCATTATCATTTCATATGCGATGATGTCTCAAGAAGAGGCAAATCATCACAAACCTACTGTTGTTTTTGTGGATGGACAGAATAAACCTGTTCAAACGATGAAGCACGAAGTTCATGCGACGATTATGTAA